CTGGTCACCCTGCACGTGTTCGCCGAGTACGGCGTCCTGGAGATGATGCGCTTCCCGACGTTCACCACGGCGATCCTCGAGCAGTTCGCGATGGGCAACAGCGCCACGACCGGCTCGCTGCTGGCCTGCGTGCTGGTCGTGCTGTGCGTGCTCGCCCTCGCCGTCGAGCGGCTCGCCCGCGGGACCGCCCGGGTGGCGCGCACCGGCCGCGGCACGATCCGGCACGGCACCCCGCACCGCATCGGCTGGTGGTCGATCCCGGTCACCGCCGGGCTGCTGCTGGTCCTCGCCGGCGCGATCGGCGTGCCGGTCACGGCCGTGCTGCGGTGGCTCTCGAAGAACACCGATCCGTTCGGCGGCGGCCTGGGCATGGCGGTGCTCGCCACCCTCGAGCTCGCGGCGTACGCGAGCGTGCTCGCGGTGCTGGCGGCGCTCCCGATCGTCTGGCTCGCGGTGCGCGGACGGCGACGCGGCGCCTCGATCTTCGAACGCGCGACCTATCTGGCCAGCGCGCTGCCGGGCGTCGTGGTCGCGCTGGCATTCGTCGCGGTGTCGGTGCGGTTCGCCCGCGGCCTGTACCAGACCGGGTTCCTGCTCGTCCTGGCGTACGTCGTGCTGTTCCTGCCGCGCGCCGTCGTGGCGGTCCGATCCGGCCTCGAGCACGCCCAGCCGGCGCTCGTGGAGAGCGCCCGATCACTGGGCATCTCGTCGTTCGGTGCCTTCCGGCGGGTGGTGCTCCCGCTCATGGCGCGGCCGATCGCGGCCGGCGCCGTCCTGGTGTTCATGGCCGCCAGCACCGAGCTGACCGCGACGCTGCTGCTCGCGCCGACCGGCGTCAGCACGCTGGCCACCGGCTTCTGGGCGGCCAGCGACCAGCTCGACTACGTCACCGCGGCGCCGTACGCGCTCGCCCTCATCGTGCTGTCGGTACCGTTGAGCGTCACCCTCATGCGCGAAGCCGCTCGGAAGAAGTAGCGAATGGTAGATCTGCAGGTCGACCGCCTCGGCGTCGCCTACGGTCGCGTCAGCGTGCTCGACGGCATCACGCTGTCGGTACCCAGCGGCACGACGACCGCGATCCTCGGCCCGTCCGGCTGCGGCAAGACCACGCTCCTGCGCGCGATCGCCGGATTCCTGCGGCCGACCACCGGGACCGTCCGGCTCGGTGACCGGATCGTCTGCGGCCCGCGCGACTGGGTGCGGCCCGAGCACCGCCAGGTCGGCTACGTCTCGCAGGACGGCAACCTCTTCCCGCACCTGTCCGTCGCCGACAACATCACCTTCGGGATGCCGTGGCGGCAGCGCCGGGCGCGCTCGCGCGTCGGCGAGCTGCTCGAGCTCGTCGGCCTCGACGAGACGGTCGCCTCGCGCTCTCCGGATCAGCTCTCCGGCGGCCAGCAGCAGCGCGTCTCGCTGGCCCGGGCGCTCGCCATCGACCCGCGGCTCGTGCTGCTCGACGAGCCGTTCTCCTCGCTCGACGTGGCGCTGCGGGCCAGCACCCGGGAGGCGGTCGCCGCGGCGCTGCGCGCGGCCGACGCGACCGTCGTCTTGGTCACCCACGACCAGAGCGAGGCGCTCTCGTTCGCCGACCAGGTCGCCGTGATGCGCGGCGGCCGGTTCGCGCACGTGGGCGACCCGGTGGAGCTCTACCAGCGGCCGGCCGATCTCGAGACCGCCACCTTCGTCGGGGACGCCGTCGTCCTGCCGGGCGACGTGCGGGGCTCCCGGGTCGAGTGCGTGCTCGGCGAGCTGCCCCAGGTGGGGGCCAGCGCCGACGGCCCCGCGGACGTCCTGGTGCGCCCCGAGCAGCTGGCGGTGTCCGCCCTGCTGACCGCCTCGGCCGCCGGCGAGCGGCCCGCCCCCGGTGAGATAGGCGGCGTGGTCGCGGGCAGCACGTTCCACGGCCCGGACGCCGTGCTCGACATCCGGCTGGACACCGGCGGCACGGTCCGCGCGAAGGTGCCCGCGCACCGGCTGGTTCCGCGGGGCGGCGCCGTCCGGCTCACCGTGGAGGGCCCGGTCCTGGCGTTCTCTCGGAAGGGCGATCCCGCCACCAGCGGCCCCTGACGGGCCGCCCCGCGAGCTATCGACGTCCCCGCAGCAGCGTCGTGATCTCGGTGACCGCGCGCTGCAGCTCCGCCGCGAGCCTCGACAGCGGCCCGGCCACCGGCGCGGGCGTGCTCAGGCAGACGAAGCCGTGCTCCGGCGCGAGAGCGTAGGCGACCCCGATGCACGACGCGCCCGTGGCGCCGAACCCCCACGAGTCGACGGCCTCGGTGACCGCCGCCGACGTGCTGAGCGCGTCATCGCGCATCCGCTGCCAGCCGGGGCTGCCGAAGAGCGCCGGCTGGTCTCGGATGCCGAGCTGCGCGCCGCGCCGGACGCGGATGCGATCGAGCTCCCAGAGGTGCTGCTCTGGCGCGTCGCCGCGCCGACATGCGCGCACCCTGGCCGCGTGCGCCTCGGCCGCCGCGTCGAAGGCCGCGATGCGCCGGGCGTCGTCCGCATCCTCGGTCATCGCCCGGGTGAATGCGACGAGCTGGGGCGTGACCACCCGCATCGCCTCGGTGCGCCCGTTGCGCCAGCCGCGGGTGGCGATCGACTCGTACGTGGCACCCACCCCGCCTCGCGCGCGAACCTGCGCGAGCTGCAACGCGATCTGGAAGAAGGCGTCCGGGGAGCAGCCGAGCGACTTCGCGGCGTCGCGGCTCAGCCCGTCGATGGGTACCCGACGCAGCGCCGTTCGGTCACCGAGCACCTCGAAGTCGGCGAGGGCGCGGTCGACGCGGGCGCGCAGGTCGTCATCGAGGCGGAACGCGACCGGACGGACCGCCGGCGCACCCTCCGCTGCGGCCGGGAGGCGCCGCGGCGCGGCCAGATCCTCGATGAGGGTGAGGATCGTCATGCCGTCGAGCAGGCAGTGCTCGCTGTTCAGACCGGCCGTGCCGTCGGGGAAGACCACGAACGTGGTGGCCAGATCGAACCAGCGGTCGCGGCCGGACCCGGCCAGCAGGGCGTGGTCGATCGCCTGGGCGTCGGCGGGCTGCTCGCTCTCCAGAGCCAGTCCGCACATGGCCGTCTGCACCCACTCCAGCGCTGCGTCGTTGCCCGTCGCCCGCAGTGCCTCCCGGTCGGTCGCCCACTGCGCGCGGGGGCCGGTGGTCAACGCCCCGACGGGGTGCGCGGCGGGGCTGCCGACGGCTGCGGTGATCCGCGCCAGCGCGGTCCGCAAGGCTGCCTCGGCGTACGGCACGCCGGCCTCGTCGAGGACGTCGAGGGCGAACAGGTGGCCGCGGAAGAACACCAGCACGTGGCGCGCCGCCGACGGGCCGGCGCCGCCGGTGTACTGGGTGCGCACCGTGTCGCGTTCGACGCCCGGGATGCGCATGGTGCAGAACAGGTGGCGCAGCTGCCGCTCGGACGTCGGCGTGGCGCTGCGGGGCAGCTCGTCGCGGTCGATCCGCAGCCGCAGGTCCACGGCGCGCCGCAGCAGCCCGGCTGCGCGCTGGAGCTGGCCCGCGTCGTGGCCCGCTTCGGAACGGAACCGGAAGAAGAAGTTCGCGTTCACGGCGATCGGGTCGCGGCGGCCGAGATAGCGATCGCGCCAGAACTCGTCTAGCCAGCTGGCGTTGCGCTCGTCCGCGTCGTACCGCTCGAGCTCGGACTGCAGGAGCGGCCCGTC
This window of the Cumulibacter manganitolerans genome carries:
- a CDS encoding ABC transporter permease; the protein is MSSTLSATHRPRWSFPSWLVLLSAASVASLVLLPIAVIVSRGAGVGLEGAVTTLVRPRVGELLLNTLSLAAITVAGTTVLGVGAAWLVERTTLRGRAFWRSLLIAPLAVPAFVVAFGWLTLAPSMQGLAGAAVVTTLAYFPFVFLPVAAVLRGLDQAGEDSARALGLSAFATLRRVVLPQCRAAISGGALLVTLHVFAEYGVLEMMRFPTFTTAILEQFAMGNSATTGSLLACVLVVLCVLALAVERLARGTARVARTGRGTIRHGTPHRIGWWSIPVTAGLLLVLAGAIGVPVTAVLRWLSKNTDPFGGGLGMAVLATLELAAYASVLAVLAALPIVWLAVRGRRRGASIFERATYLASALPGVVVALAFVAVSVRFARGLYQTGFLLVLAYVVLFLPRAVVAVRSGLEHAQPALVESARSLGISSFGAFRRVVLPLMARPIAAGAVLVFMAASTELTATLLLAPTGVSTLATGFWAASDQLDYVTAAPYALALIVLSVPLSVTLMREAARKK
- a CDS encoding ABC transporter ATP-binding protein, with amino-acid sequence MVDLQVDRLGVAYGRVSVLDGITLSVPSGTTTAILGPSGCGKTTLLRAIAGFLRPTTGTVRLGDRIVCGPRDWVRPEHRQVGYVSQDGNLFPHLSVADNITFGMPWRQRRARSRVGELLELVGLDETVASRSPDQLSGGQQQRVSLARALAIDPRLVLLDEPFSSLDVALRASTREAVAAALRAADATVVLVTHDQSEALSFADQVAVMRGGRFAHVGDPVELYQRPADLETATFVGDAVVLPGDVRGSRVECVLGELPQVGASADGPADVLVRPEQLAVSALLTASAAGERPAPGEIGGVVAGSTFHGPDAVLDIRLDTGGTVRAKVPAHRLVPRGGAVRLTVEGPVLAFSRKGDPATSGP
- a CDS encoding choline/carnitine O-acyltransferase, with the protein product MTGLGEREAALPRAPLPRLERSCRLFLDWCAPLLSPDELARTRDAVGAFLAGDGPLLQSELERYDADERNASWLDEFWRDRYLGRRDPIAVNANFFFRFRSEAGHDAGQLQRAAGLLRRAVDLRLRIDRDELPRSATPTSERQLRHLFCTMRIPGVERDTVRTQYTGGAGPSAARHVLVFFRGHLFALDVLDEAGVPYAEAALRTALARITAAVGSPAAHPVGALTTGPRAQWATDREALRATGNDAALEWVQTAMCGLALESEQPADAQAIDHALLAGSGRDRWFDLATTFVVFPDGTAGLNSEHCLLDGMTILTLIEDLAAPRRLPAAAEGAPAVRPVAFRLDDDLRARVDRALADFEVLGDRTALRRVPIDGLSRDAAKSLGCSPDAFFQIALQLAQVRARGGVGATYESIATRGWRNGRTEAMRVVTPQLVAFTRAMTEDADDARRIAAFDAAAEAHAARVRACRRGDAPEQHLWELDRIRVRRGAQLGIRDQPALFGSPGWQRMRDDALSTSAAVTEAVDSWGFGATGASCIGVAYALAPEHGFVCLSTPAPVAGPLSRLAAELQRAVTEITTLLRGRR